A genomic segment from Malaclemys terrapin pileata isolate rMalTer1 chromosome 1, rMalTer1.hap1, whole genome shotgun sequence encodes:
- the FAM181B gene encoding protein FAM181B: protein MAVQAAILNPHHFIPFCFPASGGLADYVDLEKSYEDGGAALLGGGGVGGGEDPGDFKEATRDLLSFIDSASSNIKLALDKPVKSKRKVNHRKYLQKQIKRCTGIIASAPAAPAPAGGQELPKRPAPPAGAASPQPSCPPGPAGHCKPPAKREASQAASSLQSKSLAALFDSLHQGRAGERGPAGGGGGSGGGGPRKVPLRNRNLPPSFFTEPAAPPPRAPPLSASPKALERGGGSPEAAEFFELLGPDYGGLLPEQPPAQEGFPARLPPELGMEPALYEPHLPPLPPHLLGAMLYPEPAWSPPAKKSPPAAASCSSLSLPETLRPLPAMGAPGAPLYPASSDPAPAGGEESPAQLAAAFAPYFPDCPLPPPPAMPYEYSAGYNRVAYSGL from the coding sequence ATGGCTGTGCAAGCTGCTATCCTCAATCCCCATCACTTCATCCCCTTCTGCTTCCCTGCCTCCGGGGGCCTGGCGGACTATGTTGACCTTGAGAAGAGCTACGAGGACGGGGGAGCCGCtctcctgggaggaggaggagtggggggaggagaagaccCAGGGGATTTTAAAGAAGCCACCAGGGACCTGCTGAGCTTCATAGACTCGGCGTCCAGCAACATCAAGCTGGCCCTGGACAAGCCGGTCAAGTCCAAGAGGAAAGTGAACCACAGGAAGTACCTGCAGAAGCAGATCAAGCGCTGCACGGGCATCATCGCCTCCGCCCCTGCAGCGCCAGCCCCGGCCGGGGGCCAGGAGCTGCCCAAGCGGCCGGCCCCGCCGGCAGGGGCCGCCTcgccccagccctcctgcccgcccggccccgccggccatTGCAAGCCCCCTGCCAAGCGGGAGGCCTCGCAGGCGgccagcagcctgcagagcaagAGCCTGGCCGCCCTCTTCGACTCCCTGCACCAGGGCCGGGCTGGCGAGAGGGGCCCggccggcggcggcggcggcagcggcggGGGCGGCCCCCGCAAGGTGCCGCTGCGGAACCGCAACCTGCCCCCTTCGTTCTTCACCGAGCCGGCCGCGCCGCCGCCCCGCGCCCCGCCGCTCAGCGCCAGCCCCAAGGCGCTGGAGCGGGGCGGCGGCAGCCCGGAGGCGGCGGAGTTCTTCGAGCTGCTGGGGCCCGACTACGGCGGCCTGCTCCCGGAGCAGCCCCCCGCGCAGGAGGGTTTCCCGGCCCGCCTGCCCCCGGAGCTGGGCATGGAGCCCGCCCTGTACGAGCCCCACCTCCCGCCGCTGCCCCCGCACCTGCTCGGGGCGATGCTCTACCCCGAGCCCGCCTGGAGCCCCCCCGCCAAGAAGAGCCCCCCGGCGGCGGCTTCCTGCAGCAGCTTGAGCCTGCCCGAGACCTTGCGGCCCCTGCCTGCCATGGGGGCCCCAGGAGCGCCCCTCTACCCGGCCAGCTCGGACCCGGCCCCCGCGGGAGGCGAggagagcccagcccagctggcCGCCGCCTTTGCTCCCTacttccctgactgccccctccctcctcctcctgccatgcCTTATGAGTACAGCGCCGGGTACAACAGGGTGGCCTATTCGGGCCTCTAG